Proteins encoded by one window of Camelus dromedarius isolate mCamDro1 chromosome 27, mCamDro1.pat, whole genome shotgun sequence:
- the TMIGD2 gene encoding transmembrane and immunoglobulin domain-containing protein 2 codes for MLVLLVQLWALQGATGLSVQQAPKVLQVRQDSRVTLACQVVQAPAWERLHVEWTKDGDTLCQTHITNSSLSVGGCGPWGRLSWWPPGHLTLQLDRVGLNDSGSYVCWATMEIPELEEAQGNGTQLLVEETGGPIRGRGALTLKGCRKLDSKVSTPRDVGFFSADGSPLNLDQSFSGLFLALLVTGAVAVAAFALGAWIWGRRRRRHTDAGNPVYSNVLYRPRKTPKKSEAWSVEGKVLDIPREDENGQSFYLISFPQPPTPKRHLAPKSCPSPRPSPPISTVRVSPGPGSSGQPRPRAFPGLGRGIRTPRPREGPPAAVTDSKRIRESSSPA; via the exons ATGCTGGTCCTCCTGGTGCAGCTCTGGG CCCTGCAAGGAGCCACCGGCCTGAGTGTGCAGCAGGCACCCAAGGTGCTGCAGGTGAGGCAGGACAGCCGAGTGACCTTGGCCTGCCAGGTGGTGCAGGCCCCGGCCTGGGAGCGGCTCCATGTCGAGTGGACCAAGGACGGAGacactctgtgccagacacacATCACCAACAGCAGTCTCAGCGTGGGGGGGTGTGGGCCCTGGGGACGGCTCTCCTGGTGGCCACCTGGCCACCTCACCCTGCAGCTGGACCGCGTAGGCCTCAATGACAGCGGGTCCTACGTGTGCTGGGCGACCATGGAGATCCCCGAGTTGGAGGAGGCCCAGGGCAACGGGACGCAGCTCCTAGTGGAGGAAACAG GAGGTCCCATACGGGGTAGAGGGGCTCTTACCCTGAAGGGGTGCAGGAAGCTGGACTCAAAGGTGAGCACCCCTCGAGACGTAGGTTTCTTCTCTGCAGACGGCTCGCCGCTGAACCTGGACCAGAGCTTCTCAG gGCTCTTTCTCGCGCTGCTGGTGACGGGGGCTGTGGCTGTGGCCGCTTTCGCTCTGGGCGCCTGGATctggggccgccgccgccgccggcacACGGACGCAG GGAATCCAGTCTACAGCAATGTCCTATACCGGCCCCGGAAGACCCCCAAAAAGAGTGAGGCATGGTCTGTGGAGGGGAAGGTGCTGGACATCCCCAGGGAGGATGAGAATGGCCAAAGCTTCTATCTGATCTCTTttccccagccccccacccccaagcggCATCTAGCTCCCAAATCCTGCCCCAGTCCTAGGCCCAGTCCGCCCATCTCTACAGTCAGAGTCTCTCCTGGCCCAGGCTCCTCTGGGCAGCCAAGGCCAAGAGCGTTCCCGGGATTGGGAAGGGGAATCAGAACCCCCAGACCCAGAGAGGGCCCCCCAGCAGCTGTGACGGATTCCAAGAGGATCAGGGAGTCCAGTAGCCCAGCCTGA
- the FSD1 gene encoding fibronectin type III and SPRY domain-containing protein 1, translating into MEHQKEALRKIITTLAVKNEEIQSFIYSLKQMLLNVEANSAKVQEDLEAEFQSLFSLLEELKEGMLMKIKQDRASRTYELQNQLAACTRALESSEELLETANQTLQATDSEDFPQAAKQIKDGVTMAPAFRLSLKAKVSDNMSHLMVDFAQERRMLQALTFLPVPSAPVIDLAESLVADNCVTLVWRMPDEDNKIDHYVLEYRRTNFDGPPRLKEDHPWMVIEGIRQMEHTLTGLKFDMKYMNFRVKACNKAVSGEFSEPVTLETPAFMFRLDASTSHQNLRVDDLSVEWDAMGGKVQDIKAREKDGKGRTASPVNSPARGTPSPKRMPSGRGGRDRFTAESYTVLGDTLIDGGEHYWEVRYEPDSKAFGVGVAYRSLGRFEQLGKTAASWCLYVNNWLQVSFTAKHGNKAKVLDAPVPDCLGVHCDFHQGLLSFYNARTKQLLHTFKAKFTQPLLPAFTVWCGSFHVTTGLQVPSSVHCLQKRGSATSSSNTSLT; encoded by the exons ATGGAGCACCAGAAG GAGGCTCTGCGGAAGATCATCACGACGCTGGCTGTGAAGAATGAAGAGATTCAGAGTTTCATTTACTCCCTCAAGCAGATGCTGCTGAATGTGGAG GCAAACTCGGCCAAGGTGCAGGAGGACCTGGAAGCGGAGTTCCAGtccctcttttccctcctggAGGAGCTGAAGGAGGGCATGCTTATGAAAATAAAGCAGGACCGTGCCAGCCGCACCTATGAGCTGCAG AACCAGCTGGCTGCCTGCACACGAGCCCTGGAGAGCTCCGAGGAGCTTCTGGAGACGGCCAACCAGACCTTGCAGGCCACAGACAGCGAAGACTTTCCTCAG GCTGCCAAGCAAATCAAAGATGG TGTGACAATGGCCCCTGCCTTCCGGCTGTCACTGAAAGCCAAGGTCAGCGACAACATGAGTCACCTCATGGTGGACTTTGCACAGGAGCGGAGGATGCTGCAGGCACTCACGTTCCTGCCTG TGCCTAGCGCCCCCGTGATCGACCTGGCCGAGTCCCTGGTAGCCGACAACTGTGTAACCCTGGTGTGGCGCATGCCGGATGAGGACAACAAGATTGACCACTATGTGCTGGAGTATCGGCGGACCAACTTTGACGGCCCGCCCCGCCTCAAGGAGGACCACCCCTGGATGGTCATCGAGGGCATTCGGCAAATGGAACACACCCTGACCG GTCTCAAGTTTGACATGAAATACATGAATTTCCGTGTGAAGGCCTGTAATAAGGCAGTTTCAGGCGAGTTCTCCGAGCCAGTGACCCTGGAGACACCAG CGTTCATGTTCCGCCTGGATGCGTCCACATCCCACCAGAACCTGCGGGTGGATGATCTCTCCGTGGAATGGGACGCCATGGGCGGGAAGGTGCAGGATATCAAAGCTCGCGAGAAAGATGGCAAGGGGCGGACGGCGTCTCCCGTCAACTCCCCAGCCAG AGGTACTCCATCTCCCAAGAGGATGCCCTCGGGTCGTGGGGGACGGGATCGCTTCACAGCTGAGTCCTACACGGTACTGG GGGACACGCTGATTGATGGCGGGGAGCATTACTGGGAGGTGCGCTACGAGCCGGACAGCAAGGCGTTTGGCGTGGGGGTGGCCTACCGCAGCCTGGGCCGCTTCGAGCAGCTGGGCAAGACGGCCGCGTCCTGGTGCCTGTACGTCAACAACTGGCTGCAGGTCAGCTTCACTGCCAAGCACGGCAACAAGGCCAAGGTGCTGGACGCCCCCGTGCCCGACTGCCTGGGCGTGCACTGCGACTTCCACCAAG gcctcctgTCCTTCTACAACGCCCGCACCAAACAGCTGCTGCACACCTTCAAggccaagttcacacagccaCTGCTGCCGGCTTTCACG GTGTGGTGTGGCAGCTTCCACGTGACGACAGGCCTGCAGGTCCCCAGCTCTGTGCACTGCCTGCAGAAGCGGGGCAGTGCCACCAGCAGCTCCAACACCAGCCTCACCTAG
- the STAP2 gene encoding signal-transducing adaptor protein 2 isoform X2, which translates to MASALSPPRLPKPKSIQPSHYYESFLEKKGPRDRDYKKFWAGLQGLTLYFYNSNRDSQYVEKLDLRVFVKLRDEAPWGSSQDPGTHFCLVLRNQEIKFKVESVESREMWKGFIVTVVELRVPFNLTLLPGHLYMMTEALAKEEARRALEMPSCFLKVSRLEAQLLLERYPECGNLLLRPSGDGSGGVSVTTRQALNGTPVVRHYKVKCEGPKYVIDVEQPFSCASLDAVVNYFVSHTNQALVPFLLDEDYEKVIGYVEADKENGESVWVAPSAICPGPALPKQLPPASITPVSSHNKLPPLPNQDENYVIPIGDDPAANYVNGDVPSPSRPVVQKPRKLAKFQAKPPKTPVMPKPEPKGLNSGLAKKLAVSSAQVFSPTTGLAGVTAELEEKLQRRRALEHAAARTGDQQANLQA; encoded by the exons ATGGCCTCAGCCCTGAGCCCACCCCGGCTCCCCAAGCCCAAGAGCATCCAGCCCTCACACTACTACGAGAGCTTTCTGGAAAAGAAGGGACCCCGAGACCGG GATTACAAGAAGTTCTGGGCAGGCCTCCAGGGCCTGACTCTTTATTTCTACAATAGTAATCGGGACTCCCAG TACGTGGAGAAGCTAGACCTAAGAGTGTTTGTGAAGCTCAGAGATGAGGCTCCCTGGGGGAGCTCCCAAGACCCTGGCACCCACTTCTGCTTGGTCCTGCGGAACCAGGAGATCAAGTTCAAG gTAGAGAGTGTGGAGTCTCGGGAGATGTGGAAAGGCTTCATCGTGACGGTGGTggag CTCCGTGTCCCATTCAACCTGACCCTACTTCCCGGACACCTGTACATGATGACCGAGGCCCTGGCCAAAGAGGAGGCACGCCGTGCGCTCGAGATGCCCTC GTGCTTCTTGAAGGTGAGCCGGCTGGAGGCGCAACTGCTCCTGGAGCGCTACCCGGAGTGCGGGAACCTGCTGCTGCGGCCCAGCGGGGACGGCTCTGGTGGCGTGTCGGTCACCACTCGCCAGGCGCTCAACGG GACTCCGGTAGTCCGGCACTACAAGGTGAAGTGCGAGGGCCCCAAGTACGTGATCGACGTGGAGCAGCCG TTCTCCTGTGCCTCACTAGACGCAGTAGTCAACTATTTCGTGTCGCACACCAATCAGGCGCTGGTGCCCTTCCTGCTGGATGAGGACTACGAGAAAGTGATAG GCTACGTGGAGGCCGATAAAGAGAATGGCGAGAGTGTGTGGGTGGCGCCCTCGGCCATCTGCCCAG GTCCTGCACTCCCCAAGCAGCTGCCTCCTGCATCCATCACGCCTGTGTCCAGCCACAACAAGCTGCCCCCACTACCAAACCAGGATGAGAACTATGTGATCCCCATTGGAGATGACCCTGCTGCCAACTACGTGAACGGGGACG TGCCTTCCCCTAGTCGGCCAGTTGTCCAGAAGCCCAGGAAGTTGGCCAAGTTTCAGGCCAAGCCTCCAAAGACACCTGTTATGCCCAAACCAG AGCCCAAAGGCCTCAACAGTGGCCTGGCGAAGAAGCTGGCAGTCAGCTCAGCACAGGTTTTCTCCCCTACAACAG GGTTGGCAGGTGTGACAGCAGAGCTGGAAGAGAAACTGCAAAGGAGGCGGGCGCTGGAGCACGCAGCTGCGCGCACTGGGGACCAGCAGGCCAACCTCCAAGCATGA
- the STAP2 gene encoding signal-transducing adaptor protein 2 isoform X1, with protein MASALSPPRLPKPKSIQPSHYYESFLEKKGPRDRDYKKFWAGLQGLTLYFYNSNRDSQYVEKLDLRVFVKLRDEAPWGSSQDPGTHFCLVLRNQEIKFKVESVESREMWKGFIVTVVELRVPFNLTLLPGHLYMMTEALAKEEARRALEMPSCFLKVSRLEAQLLLERYPECGNLLLRPSGDGSGGVSVTTRQALNGTPVVRHYKVKCEGPKYVIDVEQPFSCASLDAVVNYFVSHTNQALVPFLLDEDYEKVIGYVEADKENGESVWVAPSAICPGPALPKQLPPASITPVSSHNKLPPLPNQDENYVIPIGDDPAANYVNGDVPSPSRPVVQKPRKLAKFQAKPPKTPVMPKPEPKGLNSGLAKKLAVSSAQVFSPTTGLAGVTAELEEKLQRRRALEHAAARTGDQQANLQA; from the exons ATGGCCTCAGCCCTGAGCCCACCCCGGCTCCCCAAGCCCAAGAGCATCCAGCCCTCACACTACTACGAGAGCTTTCTGGAAAAGAAGGGACCCCGAGACCGG GATTACAAGAAGTTCTGGGCAGGCCTCCAGGGCCTGACTCTTTATTTCTACAATAGTAATCGGGACTCCCAG TACGTGGAGAAGCTAGACCTAAGAGTGTTTGTGAAGCTCAGAGATGAGGCTCCCTGGGGGAGCTCCCAAGACCCTGGCACCCACTTCTGCTTGGTCCTGCGGAACCAGGAGATCAAGTTCAAGGTAG AGAGTGTGGAGTCTCGGGAGATGTGGAAAGGCTTCATCGTGACGGTGGTggag CTCCGTGTCCCATTCAACCTGACCCTACTTCCCGGACACCTGTACATGATGACCGAGGCCCTGGCCAAAGAGGAGGCACGCCGTGCGCTCGAGATGCCCTC GTGCTTCTTGAAGGTGAGCCGGCTGGAGGCGCAACTGCTCCTGGAGCGCTACCCGGAGTGCGGGAACCTGCTGCTGCGGCCCAGCGGGGACGGCTCTGGTGGCGTGTCGGTCACCACTCGCCAGGCGCTCAACGG GACTCCGGTAGTCCGGCACTACAAGGTGAAGTGCGAGGGCCCCAAGTACGTGATCGACGTGGAGCAGCCG TTCTCCTGTGCCTCACTAGACGCAGTAGTCAACTATTTCGTGTCGCACACCAATCAGGCGCTGGTGCCCTTCCTGCTGGATGAGGACTACGAGAAAGTGATAG GCTACGTGGAGGCCGATAAAGAGAATGGCGAGAGTGTGTGGGTGGCGCCCTCGGCCATCTGCCCAG GTCCTGCACTCCCCAAGCAGCTGCCTCCTGCATCCATCACGCCTGTGTCCAGCCACAACAAGCTGCCCCCACTACCAAACCAGGATGAGAACTATGTGATCCCCATTGGAGATGACCCTGCTGCCAACTACGTGAACGGGGACG TGCCTTCCCCTAGTCGGCCAGTTGTCCAGAAGCCCAGGAAGTTGGCCAAGTTTCAGGCCAAGCCTCCAAAGACACCTGTTATGCCCAAACCAG AGCCCAAAGGCCTCAACAGTGGCCTGGCGAAGAAGCTGGCAGTCAGCTCAGCACAGGTTTTCTCCCCTACAACAG GGTTGGCAGGTGTGACAGCAGAGCTGGAAGAGAAACTGCAAAGGAGGCGGGCGCTGGAGCACGCAGCTGCGCGCACTGGGGACCAGCAGGCCAACCTCCAAGCATGA
- the STAP2 gene encoding signal-transducing adaptor protein 2 isoform X4 produces MASALSPPRLPKPKSIQPSHYYESFLEKKGPRDRDYKKFWAGLQGLTLYFYNSNRDSQYVEKLDLRVFVKLRDEAPWGSSQDPGTHFCLVLRNQEIKFKVESVESREMWKGFIVTVVELRVPFNLTLLPGHLYMMTEALAKEEARRALEMPSCFLKVSRLEAQLLLERYPECGNLLLRPSGDGSGGVSVTTRQALNGTPVVRHYKVKCEGPKYVIDVEQPFSCASLDAVVNYFVSHTNQALVPFLLDEDYEKVIGPALPKQLPPASITPVSSHNKLPPLPNQDENYVIPIGDDPAANYVNGDVPSPSRPVVQKPRKLAKFQAKPPKTPVMPKPEPKGLNSGLAKKLAVSSAQVFSPTTGLAGVTAELEEKLQRRRALEHAAARTGDQQANLQA; encoded by the exons ATGGCCTCAGCCCTGAGCCCACCCCGGCTCCCCAAGCCCAAGAGCATCCAGCCCTCACACTACTACGAGAGCTTTCTGGAAAAGAAGGGACCCCGAGACCGG GATTACAAGAAGTTCTGGGCAGGCCTCCAGGGCCTGACTCTTTATTTCTACAATAGTAATCGGGACTCCCAG TACGTGGAGAAGCTAGACCTAAGAGTGTTTGTGAAGCTCAGAGATGAGGCTCCCTGGGGGAGCTCCCAAGACCCTGGCACCCACTTCTGCTTGGTCCTGCGGAACCAGGAGATCAAGTTCAAG gTAGAGAGTGTGGAGTCTCGGGAGATGTGGAAAGGCTTCATCGTGACGGTGGTggag CTCCGTGTCCCATTCAACCTGACCCTACTTCCCGGACACCTGTACATGATGACCGAGGCCCTGGCCAAAGAGGAGGCACGCCGTGCGCTCGAGATGCCCTC GTGCTTCTTGAAGGTGAGCCGGCTGGAGGCGCAACTGCTCCTGGAGCGCTACCCGGAGTGCGGGAACCTGCTGCTGCGGCCCAGCGGGGACGGCTCTGGTGGCGTGTCGGTCACCACTCGCCAGGCGCTCAACGG GACTCCGGTAGTCCGGCACTACAAGGTGAAGTGCGAGGGCCCCAAGTACGTGATCGACGTGGAGCAGCCG TTCTCCTGTGCCTCACTAGACGCAGTAGTCAACTATTTCGTGTCGCACACCAATCAGGCGCTGGTGCCCTTCCTGCTGGATGAGGACTACGAGAAAGTGATAG GTCCTGCACTCCCCAAGCAGCTGCCTCCTGCATCCATCACGCCTGTGTCCAGCCACAACAAGCTGCCCCCACTACCAAACCAGGATGAGAACTATGTGATCCCCATTGGAGATGACCCTGCTGCCAACTACGTGAACGGGGACG TGCCTTCCCCTAGTCGGCCAGTTGTCCAGAAGCCCAGGAAGTTGGCCAAGTTTCAGGCCAAGCCTCCAAAGACACCTGTTATGCCCAAACCAG AGCCCAAAGGCCTCAACAGTGGCCTGGCGAAGAAGCTGGCAGTCAGCTCAGCACAGGTTTTCTCCCCTACAACAG GGTTGGCAGGTGTGACAGCAGAGCTGGAAGAGAAACTGCAAAGGAGGCGGGCGCTGGAGCACGCAGCTGCGCGCACTGGGGACCAGCAGGCCAACCTCCAAGCATGA
- the STAP2 gene encoding signal-transducing adaptor protein 2 isoform X3: protein MASALSPPRLPKPKSIQPSHYYESFLEKKGPRDRDYKKFWAGLQGLTLYFYNSNRDSQYVEKLDLRVFVKLRDEAPWGSSQDPGTHFCLVLRNQEIKFKVESVESREMWKGFIVTVVELRVPFNLTLLPGHLYMMTEALAKEEARRALEMPSCFLKVSRLEAQLLLERYPECGNLLLRPSGDGSGGVSVTTRQALNGTPVVRHYKVKCEGPKYVIDVEQPFSCASLDAVVNYFVSHTNQALVPFLLDEDYEKVIGPALPKQLPPASITPVSSHNKLPPLPNQDENYVIPIGDDPAANYVNGDVPSPSRPVVQKPRKLAKFQAKPPKTPVMPKPEPKGLNSGLAKKLAVSSAQVFSPTTGLAGVTAELEEKLQRRRALEHAAARTGDQQANLQA from the exons ATGGCCTCAGCCCTGAGCCCACCCCGGCTCCCCAAGCCCAAGAGCATCCAGCCCTCACACTACTACGAGAGCTTTCTGGAAAAGAAGGGACCCCGAGACCGG GATTACAAGAAGTTCTGGGCAGGCCTCCAGGGCCTGACTCTTTATTTCTACAATAGTAATCGGGACTCCCAG TACGTGGAGAAGCTAGACCTAAGAGTGTTTGTGAAGCTCAGAGATGAGGCTCCCTGGGGGAGCTCCCAAGACCCTGGCACCCACTTCTGCTTGGTCCTGCGGAACCAGGAGATCAAGTTCAAGGTAG AGAGTGTGGAGTCTCGGGAGATGTGGAAAGGCTTCATCGTGACGGTGGTggag CTCCGTGTCCCATTCAACCTGACCCTACTTCCCGGACACCTGTACATGATGACCGAGGCCCTGGCCAAAGAGGAGGCACGCCGTGCGCTCGAGATGCCCTC GTGCTTCTTGAAGGTGAGCCGGCTGGAGGCGCAACTGCTCCTGGAGCGCTACCCGGAGTGCGGGAACCTGCTGCTGCGGCCCAGCGGGGACGGCTCTGGTGGCGTGTCGGTCACCACTCGCCAGGCGCTCAACGG GACTCCGGTAGTCCGGCACTACAAGGTGAAGTGCGAGGGCCCCAAGTACGTGATCGACGTGGAGCAGCCG TTCTCCTGTGCCTCACTAGACGCAGTAGTCAACTATTTCGTGTCGCACACCAATCAGGCGCTGGTGCCCTTCCTGCTGGATGAGGACTACGAGAAAGTGATAG GTCCTGCACTCCCCAAGCAGCTGCCTCCTGCATCCATCACGCCTGTGTCCAGCCACAACAAGCTGCCCCCACTACCAAACCAGGATGAGAACTATGTGATCCCCATTGGAGATGACCCTGCTGCCAACTACGTGAACGGGGACG TGCCTTCCCCTAGTCGGCCAGTTGTCCAGAAGCCCAGGAAGTTGGCCAAGTTTCAGGCCAAGCCTCCAAAGACACCTGTTATGCCCAAACCAG AGCCCAAAGGCCTCAACAGTGGCCTGGCGAAGAAGCTGGCAGTCAGCTCAGCACAGGTTTTCTCCCCTACAACAG GGTTGGCAGGTGTGACAGCAGAGCTGGAAGAGAAACTGCAAAGGAGGCGGGCGCTGGAGCACGCAGCTGCGCGCACTGGGGACCAGCAGGCCAACCTCCAAGCATGA
- the STAP2 gene encoding signal-transducing adaptor protein 2 isoform X6 — MASALSPPRLPKPKSIQPSHYYESFLEKKGPRDRDYKKFWAGLQGLTLYFYNSNRDSQYVEKLDLRVFVKLRDEAPWGSSQDPGTHFCLVLRNQEIKFKVESVESREMWKGFIVTVVELRVPFNLTLLPGHLYMMTEALAKEEARRALEMPSCFLKVSRLEAQLLLERYPECGNLLLRPSGDGSGGVSVTTRQALNGTPVVRHYKVKCEGPKYVIDVEQPFSCASLDAVVNYFVSHTNQALVPFLLDEDYEKVIGYVEADKENGESVWVAPSAICPVPSPSRPVVQKPRKLAKFQAKPPKTPVMPKPEPKGLNSGLAKKLAVSSAQVFSPTTGLAGVTAELEEKLQRRRALEHAAARTGDQQANLQA, encoded by the exons ATGGCCTCAGCCCTGAGCCCACCCCGGCTCCCCAAGCCCAAGAGCATCCAGCCCTCACACTACTACGAGAGCTTTCTGGAAAAGAAGGGACCCCGAGACCGG GATTACAAGAAGTTCTGGGCAGGCCTCCAGGGCCTGACTCTTTATTTCTACAATAGTAATCGGGACTCCCAG TACGTGGAGAAGCTAGACCTAAGAGTGTTTGTGAAGCTCAGAGATGAGGCTCCCTGGGGGAGCTCCCAAGACCCTGGCACCCACTTCTGCTTGGTCCTGCGGAACCAGGAGATCAAGTTCAAGGTAG AGAGTGTGGAGTCTCGGGAGATGTGGAAAGGCTTCATCGTGACGGTGGTggag CTCCGTGTCCCATTCAACCTGACCCTACTTCCCGGACACCTGTACATGATGACCGAGGCCCTGGCCAAAGAGGAGGCACGCCGTGCGCTCGAGATGCCCTC GTGCTTCTTGAAGGTGAGCCGGCTGGAGGCGCAACTGCTCCTGGAGCGCTACCCGGAGTGCGGGAACCTGCTGCTGCGGCCCAGCGGGGACGGCTCTGGTGGCGTGTCGGTCACCACTCGCCAGGCGCTCAACGG GACTCCGGTAGTCCGGCACTACAAGGTGAAGTGCGAGGGCCCCAAGTACGTGATCGACGTGGAGCAGCCG TTCTCCTGTGCCTCACTAGACGCAGTAGTCAACTATTTCGTGTCGCACACCAATCAGGCGCTGGTGCCCTTCCTGCTGGATGAGGACTACGAGAAAGTGATAG GCTACGTGGAGGCCGATAAAGAGAATGGCGAGAGTGTGTGGGTGGCGCCCTCGGCCATCTGCCCAG TGCCTTCCCCTAGTCGGCCAGTTGTCCAGAAGCCCAGGAAGTTGGCCAAGTTTCAGGCCAAGCCTCCAAAGACACCTGTTATGCCCAAACCAG AGCCCAAAGGCCTCAACAGTGGCCTGGCGAAGAAGCTGGCAGTCAGCTCAGCACAGGTTTTCTCCCCTACAACAG GGTTGGCAGGTGTGACAGCAGAGCTGGAAGAGAAACTGCAAAGGAGGCGGGCGCTGGAGCACGCAGCTGCGCGCACTGGGGACCAGCAGGCCAACCTCCAAGCATGA
- the STAP2 gene encoding signal-transducing adaptor protein 2 isoform X5 encodes MASALSPPRLPKPKSIQPSHYYESFLEKKGPRDRDYKKFWAGLQGLTLYFYNSNRDSQVESVESREMWKGFIVTVVELRVPFNLTLLPGHLYMMTEALAKEEARRALEMPSCFLKVSRLEAQLLLERYPECGNLLLRPSGDGSGGVSVTTRQALNGTPVVRHYKVKCEGPKYVIDVEQPFSCASLDAVVNYFVSHTNQALVPFLLDEDYEKVIGYVEADKENGESVWVAPSAICPGPALPKQLPPASITPVSSHNKLPPLPNQDENYVIPIGDDPAANYVNGDVPSPSRPVVQKPRKLAKFQAKPPKTPVMPKPEPKGLNSGLAKKLAVSSAQVFSPTTGLAGVTAELEEKLQRRRALEHAAARTGDQQANLQA; translated from the exons ATGGCCTCAGCCCTGAGCCCACCCCGGCTCCCCAAGCCCAAGAGCATCCAGCCCTCACACTACTACGAGAGCTTTCTGGAAAAGAAGGGACCCCGAGACCGG GATTACAAGAAGTTCTGGGCAGGCCTCCAGGGCCTGACTCTTTATTTCTACAATAGTAATCGGGACTCCCAG gTAGAGAGTGTGGAGTCTCGGGAGATGTGGAAAGGCTTCATCGTGACGGTGGTggag CTCCGTGTCCCATTCAACCTGACCCTACTTCCCGGACACCTGTACATGATGACCGAGGCCCTGGCCAAAGAGGAGGCACGCCGTGCGCTCGAGATGCCCTC GTGCTTCTTGAAGGTGAGCCGGCTGGAGGCGCAACTGCTCCTGGAGCGCTACCCGGAGTGCGGGAACCTGCTGCTGCGGCCCAGCGGGGACGGCTCTGGTGGCGTGTCGGTCACCACTCGCCAGGCGCTCAACGG GACTCCGGTAGTCCGGCACTACAAGGTGAAGTGCGAGGGCCCCAAGTACGTGATCGACGTGGAGCAGCCG TTCTCCTGTGCCTCACTAGACGCAGTAGTCAACTATTTCGTGTCGCACACCAATCAGGCGCTGGTGCCCTTCCTGCTGGATGAGGACTACGAGAAAGTGATAG GCTACGTGGAGGCCGATAAAGAGAATGGCGAGAGTGTGTGGGTGGCGCCCTCGGCCATCTGCCCAG GTCCTGCACTCCCCAAGCAGCTGCCTCCTGCATCCATCACGCCTGTGTCCAGCCACAACAAGCTGCCCCCACTACCAAACCAGGATGAGAACTATGTGATCCCCATTGGAGATGACCCTGCTGCCAACTACGTGAACGGGGACG TGCCTTCCCCTAGTCGGCCAGTTGTCCAGAAGCCCAGGAAGTTGGCCAAGTTTCAGGCCAAGCCTCCAAAGACACCTGTTATGCCCAAACCAG AGCCCAAAGGCCTCAACAGTGGCCTGGCGAAGAAGCTGGCAGTCAGCTCAGCACAGGTTTTCTCCCCTACAACAG GGTTGGCAGGTGTGACAGCAGAGCTGGAAGAGAAACTGCAAAGGAGGCGGGCGCTGGAGCACGCAGCTGCGCGCACTGGGGACCAGCAGGCCAACCTCCAAGCATGA